A region from the Panicum hallii strain FIL2 chromosome 1, PHallii_v3.1, whole genome shotgun sequence genome encodes:
- the LOC112891337 gene encoding uncharacterized protein LOC112891337: protein MEIFARERAESEKAALEQRVRELQDQLEQRAVQDRASEEPRSQHGSNMRQNLNTKDDEDNQGEEDRTSGDDYLDAEDDQNFLDQIQGAKSSQPAGDIATGTSRPAGHIATATSRPAGHIATATSRPAGHIATATSQPADAPRSDHDALVILLSYIFNLPFYYPAVL, encoded by the exons ATGGAGATATTTGCCCGTGAAAGGGCTGAAAGTGAGAAAGCTGCTCTAGAACAGCGGGTGCGTGAGCTGCAGGACCAACTTGAGCAAAGGGCAGTACAAGACCGTGCAAGTGAAGAGCCTAGGTCGCAACATGGTTCTAATATGCGACAGAATCTG AATAcaaaggatgatgaggacaatCAAGGCGAGGAAGACCGTACTTCTGGAGATGACTACTTGGATGCTGAGGATGACCAGAATTTCTTGGATCAGATCCAAGGGGCAAAATCATCACAACCTGCAGGTGACATTGCAACAGGAACATCACGGCCTGCAGGACACATTGCGACAGCAACATCACGGCCTGCAGGACACATCGCGACAGCAACATCACGGCCTGCAGGACACATTGCGACAGCAACATCACAGCCTGCTGATGCTCCCCGCTCTGACCATGATGCTCTAGTAATACTTTTATCTTATATTTTCAACTTGCCATTTTATTACCCTGCAGTACTTTGA